A part of Cervus elaphus chromosome 11, mCerEla1.1, whole genome shotgun sequence genomic DNA contains:
- the LOC122703208 gene encoding 60S ribosomal protein L23a, with product MKMAPKAKKEAPAPPKAEAKAKALKAKKAVLKGVHSHKKKKIRTSPTFRRPKTLRLRRQPKYPRKSAPRRNKLDHYAIIKFPLTTESAMKKIEDNNTLVFIVDVKANKHQIKQAVKKLYDIDVAKVNTLIRPDGEKKAYVRLAPDYDALDVANKIGII from the coding sequence ATGAAGATGGCGCCGAAGGCGAAGAaggaagcccctgcccctcctaAAGCTGAAGCCAAAGCAAAGGCTTTGAAGGCCAAGAAAGCAGTGTTGAAAGGTGTCCacagccacaagaaaaagaagatccgGACGTCACCCACCTTCCGGCGGCCCAAAACACTGCGGCTCAGGAGGCAGCCCAAATATCCTCGGAAGAGCGCCCCCAGGAGAAACAAACTTGACCACTATGCCATCATCAAATTCCCCCTCACCACTGAGTCAGccatgaagaaaatagaagacaacAACACACTGGTATTCATTGTGGATGTCAAGGCCAACAAGCACCAAATTAAACAGGCTGTGAAGAAGCTCTATGACATTGACGTGGCTAAGGTCAATACTCTGATCAGGCCtgatggagagaagaaggcaTATGTTCGACTGGCTCCTGACTATGATGCTTTGGATGTTGCCAACAAAATTGGGATCATCTAA